The following proteins are co-located in the Hydrogenophaga sp. RAC07 genome:
- the glnE gene encoding bifunctional [glutamate--ammonia ligase]-adenylyl-L-tyrosine phosphorylase/[glutamate--ammonia-ligase] adenylyltransferase yields the protein MPASHLTVSTTDLAPLSSNVNALPELTLADRRADHSRFVQRVRRRYPDELACLPPGEPVRTSMLACLATLAQRGLPMPAALRVLRQLVLERLVVLDCEEGAPLQAVTRAVTELAEIALDVACELAFLELDDLYGAPQYTDAQGQTARAQLWVVGMGKLGARELNVSSDIDLIYVYDHDGETAGNAQGRNRLSNHEYFGKAVKHIYNTVGETTEHGNVFRVDLALRPNGNSGPSAVSLGALEEYFLVQGREWERFAWLKSRVIAPAACVAAGGANALRGSVLPFVFRRYLDYGVFEALRTLHRQIREHASKRAAGNPGRANDVKLSRGGIREVEFTVQLLQVVRGGQFPELRTRPTLDALPRLCRAGLMPQASADALAEAYRFLRRVEHRIQYLDDQQTHVMPTRDDDLAWMAASMGCANVCEFLHTLDAHRELVAQEFDTLLGGPTNGGCNGKGCNGKSGPTDDLQSVLAQLPQAFAARVAQWREHPRVLALKEDSRFRLVRLVQRTGAWLEEGRVSEEAALRMADWIEPMLRRDSYLALLQERPSVHERLLRLLGAAKWPARYLLQHPGVIDELASQQLLTDRFDAAQFEVELESRRAALRSTGEDDEEALLNLLRRAHHAEVFRTLARDLEKVLTVEQVADDLSALADSVLRLTARWCWARLKNRHRDEPAFAIIGYGKLGGKELGYGSDLDIVFVYEDEHENAGEIYAAFVRKMINWLTVKTGEGDLFEIDTALRPNGNSGLLVTSFQAYTNYQQQRGSNTAWTWEHQAMTRARFVLGSVALAGRFDEVREDVITALRDGDSLAREIVAMREKVRQAHPVRGTRFDVKHSPGGMVDVEFVMQYLVLLHSRTHPELRANTGNINLLRRAEAAGLLEPGMGEAAAQAYRELRQIQHRARLDEAPTQVDAAAVQASADAVRALWQHVLGPHTGASRPA from the coding sequence ATGCCGGCCAGTCATCTCACGGTTTCCACCACGGACCTTGCCCCTTTGTCATCAAATGTGAACGCCTTGCCCGAGCTGACGCTGGCCGATCGCCGCGCCGATCATTCCCGTTTTGTGCAGCGAGTTCGCCGGCGTTACCCCGACGAACTCGCCTGCCTGCCGCCCGGCGAGCCGGTGCGCACCAGCATGCTGGCCTGCCTGGCCACCCTGGCTCAGCGCGGCCTGCCCATGCCGGCTGCGTTGCGCGTGCTGCGCCAGCTGGTGCTGGAGCGCCTGGTGGTCCTCGACTGCGAAGAGGGCGCGCCGTTGCAGGCGGTCACACGCGCTGTGACCGAGCTGGCCGAGATCGCGCTGGACGTGGCCTGCGAACTCGCCTTCCTTGAACTCGACGACTTGTATGGCGCGCCGCAATACACCGACGCCCAGGGCCAGACCGCGCGTGCGCAGCTGTGGGTGGTGGGCATGGGCAAGCTCGGTGCGCGTGAACTCAATGTGTCCAGCGACATCGACCTGATCTACGTGTACGACCACGACGGTGAGACCGCCGGCAACGCGCAGGGCCGCAACCGCCTCAGCAACCACGAGTACTTCGGCAAGGCCGTCAAACACATCTACAACACGGTGGGCGAAACCACCGAACACGGCAACGTGTTCCGGGTGGATCTCGCGCTGCGACCCAACGGCAACTCGGGACCGAGCGCGGTGTCACTTGGCGCGCTGGAAGAATATTTCCTGGTGCAGGGCCGCGAATGGGAGCGCTTCGCATGGCTCAAGAGCCGCGTGATCGCACCCGCGGCCTGTGTGGCCGCCGGCGGTGCCAACGCCTTGCGTGGTTCGGTGCTGCCGTTTGTGTTCCGCCGCTACCTCGACTACGGCGTGTTTGAAGCGCTGCGCACGCTGCACCGCCAGATCCGCGAACACGCGTCCAAGCGCGCCGCCGGCAACCCCGGCCGCGCCAACGATGTGAAGCTCTCGCGCGGCGGCATCCGCGAGGTGGAGTTCACCGTGCAGCTGCTGCAGGTGGTGCGCGGGGGTCAGTTTCCCGAGCTGCGCACGCGGCCCACGCTGGACGCCTTGCCCCGCCTGTGCCGCGCCGGGCTCATGCCGCAGGCTTCGGCCGACGCGCTGGCCGAGGCCTACCGTTTCCTGCGTCGGGTCGAGCACCGCATCCAGTACCTGGACGACCAGCAGACCCATGTGATGCCCACGCGCGACGACGACCTGGCGTGGATGGCGGCGAGCATGGGTTGCGCCAACGTCTGCGAGTTCCTGCACACGCTGGACGCGCACCGCGAACTGGTGGCGCAGGAGTTCGACACGCTGTTGGGCGGCCCCACCAACGGCGGCTGCAATGGCAAAGGCTGCAACGGCAAAAGCGGCCCCACCGACGATCTCCAGAGCGTGCTGGCGCAGCTCCCGCAAGCGTTTGCGGCCCGGGTGGCGCAGTGGCGCGAACACCCGCGTGTGCTGGCGCTCAAGGAAGACAGCCGCTTTCGCCTGGTGCGGCTGGTGCAGCGCACCGGCGCCTGGCTGGAAGAAGGCCGCGTGAGCGAAGAAGCCGCGCTGCGCATGGCCGACTGGATCGAGCCCATGCTGCGCCGCGACAGCTACCTGGCCCTGCTGCAGGAGCGGCCTTCGGTGCACGAGCGCCTGCTGCGCCTGCTGGGTGCGGCCAAATGGCCCGCGCGTTATTTGCTGCAGCACCCGGGCGTGATCGACGAACTGGCGAGCCAGCAATTGCTCACCGACCGCTTCGATGCGGCGCAGTTTGAAGTGGAGCTCGAATCGCGCCGCGCCGCGCTGCGCTCCACCGGCGAAGACGACGAAGAGGCGCTGCTGAACCTGCTGCGCCGCGCCCACCACGCCGAGGTGTTCCGCACGCTCGCGCGCGACCTGGAAAAGGTGCTCACGGTCGAGCAGGTGGCCGACGACCTCTCGGCCCTGGCCGACTCGGTGCTGCGCCTGACCGCGCGCTGGTGCTGGGCGCGCCTGAAGAACCGCCACCGCGACGAGCCGGCGTTCGCCATCATTGGTTACGGCAAGCTCGGCGGCAAGGAACTGGGCTACGGCAGCGACCTGGACATCGTGTTCGTGTACGAAGACGAGCACGAGAACGCCGGCGAGATCTACGCCGCCTTTGTGCGCAAGATGATCAACTGGCTCACGGTGAAGACCGGCGAGGGCGACCTGTTCGAGATCGACACCGCGCTGCGACCCAACGGCAACTCGGGCCTGCTGGTCACGAGCTTCCAGGCCTACACCAACTACCAGCAACAGCGCGGCAGCAACACCGCCTGGACCTGGGAGCACCAGGCCATGACGCGCGCGCGTTTTGTGCTGGGCAGCGTGGCCCTGGCCGGCCGCTTCGACGAGGTGCGCGAAGACGTGATCACCGCGCTGCGCGATGGCGATTCGCTGGCGCGCGAGATCGTGGCCATGCGCGAGAAGGTGCGCCAGGCGCACCCGGTGCGCGGCACCCGGTTCGACGTGAAGCACAGCCCCGGCGGCATGGTCGACGTGGAGTTCGTCATGCAGTACCTGGTGTTGCTGCATTCGCGCACCCACCCCGAGCTGCGCGCCAACACCGGCAACATCAACCTGCTGCGCCGCGCCGAAGCCGCCGGCCTGCTGGAACCCGGCATGGGAGAAGCGGCCGCGCAGGCCTACCGCGAGTTGCGCCAGATCCAGCACCGCGCGCGCCTGGATGAGGCCCCGACCCAGGTGGACGCCGCGGCGGTGCAGGCCTCGGCCGACGCCGTGCGCGCGCTGTGGCAGCACGTGCTGGGCCCGCACACCGGCGCATCGCGCCCCGCATGA
- a CDS encoding carbon-nitrogen hydrolase family protein produces MKVAAIQMVSGISLDNNLSEALRLLRLAANAGAELAVLPEYFCFMGARDEDKLLLAETPGLGKVQDFLSDCARDLKMWIVGGTLPMATDDPAHAANASLAYNPRGECASRYDKIHLFRYDNGRERYDEAAVLRAGETPTVFECRDAGGQTWRVGQSVCYDLRFGELYRMLAADVLLVPSAFTHTTGQAHWEVLLRARAIENQAFVIASAQGGVHENGRRTWGHTMVIDPWGGVMALQAEGPGVVTAELDFEQLRSVREQLPSLQHRRL; encoded by the coding sequence ATGAAGGTCGCCGCGATCCAGATGGTCTCGGGCATCAGCCTGGACAACAACCTCAGCGAGGCCCTGCGGCTGCTGCGCCTGGCCGCCAACGCGGGCGCCGAGCTTGCGGTGCTGCCCGAGTACTTCTGCTTCATGGGCGCGCGCGACGAAGACAAGCTGTTGCTGGCTGAAACGCCCGGCCTGGGCAAGGTGCAGGACTTCCTCTCGGACTGCGCGCGCGACCTGAAGATGTGGATCGTGGGCGGCACCCTGCCCATGGCCACCGACGACCCTGCGCACGCGGCCAACGCTTCGCTGGCTTACAACCCGCGCGGTGAATGCGCCAGCCGCTACGACAAGATCCACCTCTTCCGATACGACAACGGCCGCGAGCGCTACGACGAAGCGGCCGTGTTGCGCGCCGGCGAAACGCCCACCGTGTTCGAGTGCCGCGACGCCGGCGGCCAGACCTGGCGCGTGGGCCAGAGCGTGTGTTACGACCTGCGCTTCGGCGAGCTCTACCGCATGCTCGCGGCCGATGTCTTGCTGGTGCCCTCGGCCTTCACCCACACCACCGGCCAGGCGCACTGGGAGGTGTTGCTGCGCGCGCGCGCCATCGAAAACCAGGCCTTCGTGATCGCGAGTGCACAAGGCGGTGTGCACGAAAACGGCCGGCGCACCTGGGGCCACACCATGGTCATCGACCCCTGGGGCGGTGTGATGGCCCTGCAGGCCGAAGGCCCGGGCGTGGTCACGGCCGAGCTGGACTTCGAGCAGTTGCGCAGCGTGCGCGAGCAGTTGCCTTCGCTGCAACACCGCCGCCTTTGA
- a CDS encoding YhdP family protein, with product MNPQQPASAAPSAPHATASRSLKTFAVASRLLLWLLLAVWGLFALTWAGLNGAIVPRIGEWRPELERWATQAVGVPVRIGEIRAESGKSGASFLPTLMPSFELRDVQLIDAQGRVALQLPLVRTAISVQSLWRGGFEQVVIEAPVLDVRRTAQGRIEVAGLDMSGPSHDSAAADWFFAQREFVIRRGTVRWTDDQRRQPTLALSELDFVSRNTARTHHWRIDATPPTEWGDRLSLRGQLREPLISLAQRQRGEPVWHDWTGEVFADFTRVDVTRLRAYVDLSDRGVEVRTGEGALRAWAQVERGQVAGVTADLALQNVEAQLGPQLPAMALEDVQGRLAVQWNAEGFGVTTEDLRFRTREGDTWPGGRLVLKHVVRSAMQTPSVELSAEQLDLAALADIAERVPLPEAVRTWLQRLQPAGRMDGFTARWQGPAAAAGDPVDGAIDWTQGSYQARGRVQALALAGEPSGKMSLSGRFPLPGRPGITGATVDFDLDQNGGRARITVADGSIELPDIFEEARIPLQRLAADASWRLQGERIEAQLDNLSMANADAEGTAQVKWHTSDPATSPSKSRFPGVIDLTAQLTRADGTRVHRYLPLTVNAEARRYVREAVLAGSASPVDFRIQGDMDRLPFKSADAPSEFRISAQLSGVDFDYLPVGFQPTDAAPWPGLRGFSGQLVLDHLKLNIAAGTSGVVGATGVRLSEGAVALDDLVTDTTLTVRTRARGPARAMLGYVQTSPLKTLTGDALAQTTIGGDVDLGVTLKLPLSDLDAFTVAGTVAFDGNDLKIHPAAPLLARTRGTLAFTEQGFVVLGGNASVFGGDMRFEGGLRPNPQGVARLQFRGQGVASAEGLRDGGLGAVSSLFQNASGSAAYTAQLGFRGGEPELQVASSLQGMALNLPAPLGKTAEASLPLRLDTAVLGVNGDVASTDRVALELGSALAPLVSLRYERDITGEVPRVLRGSVAVGLEGGDAAPMPASGVVGNLRLDQLDLDAWSQLASRSGVRVPTAATLSSIDQDAELAYLPTTLALRTNRLTLEGRSFNRVVVGGSREGTHWRANVTADELNGYVEVRQAGPNTAGSVFARLARLKLEPAVATEVEQLLSQPTSVPALDIAVEDLEFGGRRLGRVEVEAVNRGGPTRAGEWRLTKLKLTVPEARFSATGNWAPMTGVSNGQPGEQRRTALSFRLDVDDSGALLTRLNRPGLVRGGKGRIEGSVGWIGSPLAPDYPTLSGQLQADFERGQFLKVEPGAGRLLGVLSLQALPRRLVLDFRDVFSDGFAFDFVRGDARIEQGVLFTNNLQMKGVNAAVLMEGTADLAREQQDLKVVVVPEINAGTASLIATAINPAIGLGSFLAQFLLRQPLQSAGTQEFKVTGSWADPQVAKVDRTPPTPPSRAPAGALQ from the coding sequence ATGAACCCTCAACAACCCGCCTCTGCAGCCCCCTCTGCGCCACATGCAACCGCCTCGAGGTCCCTCAAGACATTTGCCGTGGCCAGTCGCCTGTTGTTGTGGCTGTTGCTGGCGGTCTGGGGGCTCTTTGCACTGACCTGGGCCGGCTTGAATGGCGCGATTGTGCCCCGAATCGGCGAATGGCGTCCTGAGCTGGAAAGGTGGGCGACCCAGGCGGTCGGAGTACCGGTTCGCATTGGAGAAATCCGTGCCGAATCGGGTAAGAGCGGCGCGAGTTTCCTGCCCACCCTCATGCCTTCCTTCGAACTGCGCGATGTGCAGCTGATCGATGCGCAAGGCCGCGTGGCGCTGCAGTTGCCGCTGGTGCGCACCGCCATTTCAGTGCAGTCGCTGTGGCGCGGGGGCTTCGAGCAAGTGGTGATCGAAGCGCCGGTGCTCGACGTGCGCCGCACCGCGCAGGGCCGCATCGAAGTGGCCGGACTCGACATGTCCGGCCCCAGCCACGACAGCGCGGCGGCCGACTGGTTTTTTGCGCAGCGCGAGTTCGTGATCCGCCGCGGCACCGTGCGCTGGACCGACGACCAGCGTCGCCAGCCCACGCTGGCCCTGAGCGAACTCGACTTTGTGAGCCGCAACACCGCGCGCACGCACCACTGGCGCATCGACGCCACGCCACCGACCGAGTGGGGCGATCGTTTGAGCCTGCGCGGCCAGCTGCGTGAGCCGCTGATTTCGCTGGCCCAGCGCCAACGCGGTGAGCCGGTCTGGCACGACTGGACGGGTGAGGTGTTTGCCGACTTCACCCGGGTCGACGTGACCCGCCTGCGGGCCTATGTGGACCTGTCCGACCGCGGCGTGGAGGTGCGCACCGGCGAGGGCGCGTTGCGCGCCTGGGCGCAGGTGGAACGCGGGCAGGTGGCCGGTGTGACGGCCGACCTGGCGCTGCAGAACGTCGAAGCCCAACTCGGTCCGCAACTGCCGGCGATGGCGCTGGAGGATGTGCAGGGCCGGCTGGCCGTGCAGTGGAACGCCGAGGGGTTTGGTGTGACCACGGAGGACCTGCGCTTTCGCACCCGCGAAGGCGACACCTGGCCGGGTGGCCGGCTGGTGCTCAAACACGTGGTGCGCAGCGCGATGCAGACGCCCAGTGTCGAGCTGAGCGCCGAACAGCTCGACCTCGCGGCTCTGGCGGACATCGCCGAACGGGTGCCGTTGCCCGAAGCCGTGCGCACCTGGCTGCAGCGGCTGCAGCCCGCGGGCCGCATGGACGGCTTCACCGCGCGCTGGCAAGGCCCTGCCGCCGCCGCGGGCGACCCGGTGGATGGCGCCATCGACTGGACGCAGGGCAGCTACCAGGCGCGTGGCCGCGTGCAAGCCCTCGCGCTGGCGGGCGAACCCAGCGGAAAGATGTCCTTGAGTGGCCGCTTCCCCTTGCCGGGCAGGCCCGGAATCACCGGCGCCACGGTCGACTTTGACCTGGACCAGAACGGCGGACGCGCCCGCATCACCGTGGCCGACGGTTCGATCGAGTTGCCCGACATCTTTGAAGAAGCACGCATCCCGCTGCAGCGGCTGGCGGCCGACGCGTCGTGGCGCCTGCAGGGCGAGCGCATCGAAGCGCAACTGGACAACCTGAGCATGGCCAACGCCGACGCCGAGGGCACGGCCCAGGTGAAGTGGCACACCAGCGATCCGGCCACCAGCCCGTCGAAGTCGCGCTTCCCCGGCGTGATCGACCTCACCGCGCAGCTGACACGTGCCGACGGCACCCGGGTGCACCGCTACCTGCCGCTCACCGTCAATGCCGAAGCGCGGCGCTACGTGCGCGAAGCCGTGCTGGCGGGCAGTGCCAGCCCGGTGGACTTCCGCATCCAGGGCGACATGGACCGCCTGCCCTTCAAGAGCGCAGACGCGCCGAGCGAATTCCGCATCTCGGCCCAACTCAGCGGGGTCGACTTCGATTATTTGCCGGTCGGCTTCCAGCCGACCGACGCCGCGCCCTGGCCGGGCTTGCGGGGCTTTTCGGGCCAGCTGGTGCTGGACCATCTGAAGCTGAACATCGCCGCCGGGACATCGGGTGTGGTGGGTGCCACCGGTGTGCGCCTGAGCGAAGGCGCGGTGGCGCTGGACGATCTGGTGACCGACACCACGTTGACGGTGAGAACACGGGCGAGGGGCCCGGCCAGGGCCATGCTGGGATATGTGCAGACCTCGCCGCTCAAGACCCTGACCGGCGATGCGCTGGCGCAGACCACCATCGGTGGCGATGTCGACCTGGGCGTGACGCTCAAGCTGCCCCTGTCCGACCTGGATGCCTTCACCGTGGCGGGCACGGTGGCGTTCGACGGCAACGACCTGAAGATCCACCCGGCCGCGCCGCTGCTGGCGCGCACGCGCGGCACGCTGGCCTTCACCGAGCAGGGCTTTGTGGTGCTGGGGGGCAACGCGAGCGTGTTCGGCGGCGACATGAGGTTTGAAGGCGGCCTGCGGCCCAATCCGCAAGGCGTGGCGCGCCTGCAGTTCCGCGGCCAGGGCGTGGCCAGCGCCGAGGGCCTGCGCGACGGTGGCCTGGGCGCGGTCTCCAGCCTGTTCCAGAACGCGTCGGGATCGGCTGCCTACACCGCGCAGCTGGGTTTTCGCGGCGGGGAGCCCGAGCTGCAGGTGGCGAGCAGCCTGCAGGGCATGGCGCTGAACCTGCCCGCGCCGCTGGGCAAAACGGCCGAGGCCAGCCTGCCGCTGCGCCTGGACACGGCGGTGCTCGGCGTCAACGGCGACGTGGCCAGCACCGACCGGGTGGCGCTGGAGCTGGGATCGGCGCTGGCGCCTCTGGTGTCGCTGCGCTACGAGCGCGACATCACCGGTGAGGTGCCGCGCGTGTTGCGCGGCAGTGTGGCGGTGGGGCTGGAGGGCGGCGACGCCGCGCCCATGCCCGCATCGGGCGTGGTGGGCAACCTGCGCCTCGATCAGCTGGACCTCGATGCGTGGTCCCAGCTGGCCAGCCGCTCCGGTGTGCGTGTGCCCACGGCCGCCACGCTGAGCAGCATCGACCAGGACGCCGAACTCGCCTACCTGCCCACCACGCTGGCGCTGCGCACCAACCGGCTCACGCTGGAAGGCCGCAGCTTCAACCGGGTGGTGGTGGGCGGTTCGCGCGAGGGCACGCATTGGCGCGCCAACGTGACGGCCGACGAACTCAACGGTTATGTGGAAGTGCGCCAGGCCGGTCCCAACACGGCGGGCAGTGTGTTCGCCCGGCTCGCGCGGCTGAAGCTGGAGCCTGCCGTGGCCACCGAGGTGGAACAGCTCCTGAGCCAGCCCACCAGCGTGCCCGCGCTCGACATCGCCGTGGAAGACCTGGAGTTCGGCGGGCGGCGCCTGGGTCGGGTGGAGGTGGAAGCCGTCAACCGGGGCGGCCCCACGCGTGCCGGCGAATGGCGGCTGACCAAACTCAAACTCACCGTGCCCGAAGCGCGCTTCAGTGCCACCGGCAACTGGGCGCCCATGACCGGCGTCTCCAACGGACAGCCGGGCGAACAGCGCCGCACCGCCTTGAGTTTTCGCCTCGACGTGGACGACTCCGGCGCCCTGCTCACGCGCTTGAACCGCCCGGGGCTGGTGCGCGGCGGCAAGGGCCGCATCGAAGGCAGCGTGGGCTGGATCGGCTCGCCCCTGGCGCCCGACTACCCCACGCTCTCGGGCCAGTTGCAGGCCGATTTCGAGCGCGGTCAGTTCCTCAAGGTCGAGCCCGGTGCCGGCCGCCTGCTCGGCGTGCTCAGCCTGCAGGCCTTGCCGCGGCGCCTGGTGCTGGACTTCCGCGACGTGTTCTCCGACGGTTTCGCGTTCGACTTCGTGCGCGGTGATGCGCGCATCGAACAAGGCGTGCTGTTCACCAACAACTTGCAGATGAAGGGCGTGAACGCCGCGGTGCTGATGGAAGGCACGGCCGATCTCGCGCGCGAGCAGCAGGACCTGAAGGTGGTGGTGGTGCCCGAGATCAACGCCGGCACGGCCTCGCTGATCGCCACCGCCATCAACCCGGCCATCGGCCTGGGCAGTTTCCTCGCGCAGTTCCTGCTGCGCCAGCCGCTGCAAAGCGCCGGCACGCAGGAGTTCAAGGTCACGGGCAGCTGGGCCGATCCGCAGGTGGCCAAGGTCGACCGCACGCCGCCCACCCCGCCCTCCCGCGCCCCCGCCGGCGCACTGCAGTAA